DNA sequence from the Geobacter sp. AOG2 genome:
ACGGTATGTAGCCCGGATCGTTGCGAGCACCGCCAAAGGTGAAAAGCTGTTTGAACAGTTCGGGCCGGGCGGCATGAAAACGGGTGAAGATATCGTTGAACCCATCGAACAGGTAGTAGGTGACGAAGATGCCCACGCCGAGCAAGCTGACCAGTTTGACCAGTGATTCAAAGGCCACGGCGGCGATCAACCCCTCATGGCGTTCGCTCGATACCAGTCTGCGGGCACCGAAAATAATACTGAAAATCGACAGGATCAGAGCGAGTAACAGACCGGTCGGCACCGTCAACTCCGATTCACCGTGGGGTATGTGGATACGGTTGCCCTGAGAGCCGCTGATCAGGTAGAAACTGGTGGAAACGGCTTTTATCTGCAGAGCGATGTAGGGCATGATGCCCAGGATGGAGATCAGGGTCACCAGGGCGCCCAGCCAAAGAGATTTGCCGTAGCGCAGGCTGATAAAATCGGCGATTGAGGTTATATTGTTTTCCTTGCTGATCTTAACGATGCGCCGCAAGAGAAAAAACCAGGAAAAAGCGGTGAGGGACGGCCCGACATAAATCATCAGAAAGTCCAGACCGGCGGTAGCCGCTTTGCCGACGCTGCCGTAAAAGGTCCACGACGTACAGTAGACTGCGATGGACAGGGAGTAGACGTAGGGGTTACTGATGATGCTCCGGCCGGTTTCCTTACGGTGGTGGGCGTACCAGGCGATCAGGAAGATCAGCGCGGTATAGATGGTTGATATGATGGCCGCGTGGGCGAAGCCGGAGTTCACGGTTGTTTGTTCTCCGGGGATTTATCGGTGGTGTGGCTGACAGCCAGGGTGAAAAGATATATTACGAAGATGGAAACCGCCCAGCCGAGATAAAAATAGAGAAACATGAGCGGGTAGCCCAGGATGGTGTCCGGCTTATTGAAGATATGCAGGAAGGGGAAGTTCATCATGATGAAGCCCATCACGAAGAAAATGACCCATGATTCCCGAAATTGGAGCCTGTGCAGGAGGCTGTGACGCAACCGATTCGTCATGGCATAAGCCTCGCGTAGATCTGACTGGCGAGAGTTCCAGGGGGAGTTGCGGTGGCAATATTCAGTACGGTACCCTCCGAATCATCCGGCGGTTGGAAGCTGTTTTGCTGCAATTCGAGAATTTCAAGGCGGCCGTCGGAAACACTCTCTCCGGACGATTCCCGTTTGAGCAGGCGGCGTCGCTGCTCCGTATCCGGGCAGGAACAGTGCAACACAACGAAGGGCAGGGACAGGCTTGCGGCCAGTTGGCCAAAGCGATGACGCTGCTCGCGGCTGATGAAACAGGCATCGATAATGACGGAACGTCCTGCGGCAAGTTCGGCTTCCGCCAGGCGTAGTAGTTCGGCATAGGTAGCCTCGCTTGCAGCGGCCGAGTAAAGTCCTGTTTCGAACGGCACATGCATGGCCGTATCCGGTGGCAGGGCCGCCATCTGTTTTCGGACCCTGTCCGAATTGTAGGTTGCGATACCGAGTTCAAAGGCAAGTTGTGCCGCCAGGGTGCTTTTGCCGCTTCCCGTCAGTCCGCAGGTGATGAATAGTGTGGTTTTCAGGCGTTGTCGTTCGAGATAACCGCGTGCCAGCCGGAAATAGGCGGCGGATCTGCCACCGGCGAGTTCCCGTTCCTGCGGATCGATGCCGCCGTCGTTCTGGCGGAAACTTTCCACTTTACCCCGCACAAATGCGCGGTAAAGCTTGTAAAAATCGATCACCTCGCAAAGGCCGGTATCACCCGAAGCGGCCAGATATTCATCGAGCACCGCTTCGGCCAAGTCGCGACGACGGTGGAAGTCCAGATCCATCAGGAGAAAAGCGATATCGGCGGCGGTGTCGCAGTAACGGAAGCGTTCGTTGAACTCAATGCAATCGAAGATATATATTTTGCCGTCGGTCAGGCAGATGTTCTCCAGGTGGATGTCTCCGTCGCACTCACGGATGAACCCGCCGGATATACGCTTTTCGAAAAGCTCAGAACGGTTTTTGACGAATGATGACACCCACTCCCGGATCACTTCCAACTCATCGGCAGAAAGAGGTGTCTGGTGGTCATCTGCGCTTTGATCGAGGTTTTCCTGCCAATTGGCCATGATCCGTTCCCGTTGGCCGTATTCGCTGATGGCGGGTGAGGTCGCGGCGGCGTGGTGGAATGCGGCGATGACCCTGGCCACGGCCCGCATATCGGCACTGGTCACCTCTCCATGCTCCACCAGGCGATCGAGCATCCGTTCGGCCGGAAGCCTCTTCATCTTGACGGCATAGTCGATGATCGGGCCGTCGCCGAAGAACGCTGCTCCGCCGGGGGACTCCCGGACCTCGACGACCCCCAGGTAGATGTCCGGGCAAAGACGACTGTTGAGTCGTACCTCCTCATGGCAATAAAAGCGGCGCCGATCGATGGTGGAGAAGTTGAGAAACCCGAAATCCACGGGCTTTTTGATCTTGTAGGCGGTATCGCCTGCCAGGAATATCCAGGAAACATGCGTCTGAATCAGTTCGACGGAACTGACCACCTCCGGGTAGGCGTCATGTTTCATTAATGATTTTAATATGTTACGATGCATATGGTGGTCTCTCTCAGATAAGAATACTACCATTAAAACGGCGCTTCCGCAAGCAACTGGGCGTTCTGATATTCATTTGACGGTGATTATGTTTCATGCTAGGTTTTACTACATTTTTCAACAACGAGGAACGCCGCTGTGAAGCTCAGTTTACCAATAATAGCGCTGTCCGCCATTCTGCTTTCATCCTGTGCGACAACCGGTTCCCATACGTCTGTCGATTCCGGGTTATCCCGCATGGCATACGGTAGCCAATCCCGAGCCCTGTACCTCTATTCGCGAGCCCGGTTGGCGGCCTATGACGGAGATTTCCCCACCGCCTTGTCCATACTGCGGGATGCCCTGGAGTTGGACCCGACTTCCGCCTTCCTCAACAACGCCGTTGCCGAGGTTAAGCTGAAGATTGGGCAGGCGCAGGAGGCCCTGGAATACTTCGATAAGGCTATCAAGCTTGACCCGTCTTACCGCGATCCCTATCTTCTGGCAGGTACGACCCTGTCTTCCATCGGCAAGGACCGGGAAGCGCTTGACTACCTGCGTAAAGCGGTTCAGCTTAATCCTTCCCGGGAAGACGCCTACCTGCATCTGGCCTTGGCCCTGTCGCGGCTCAACGAGTACGAGGAAACCGTTACTACTCTGAAGTCGTTGATCAAGATCAATCCTGATACCCTGCTGGGTTACTACTATCTCGGCCGGGCTTACAGCCAGATGAAGCTGTACCGGGAGGCGGTGGGTTATTTTCAAAAAGCCCTTGAACTGCGGCCCGAATTCGAACAGGCTGCCCTTGACATGGCTGCCTCGTACGAGGCGTTGGGAGACTATTCCAAGGCCATAGATATCTACAAAAACCTTGTGGACGATGATGACAGCAAGATCCCGGTCCTGCAGCGCCTGATTCAGCTTCTCATCCAGCAGCGTCGCTTCGAGGACGCACTTGAGCTCCTGAAGCGGGCGGCGGACACGGGACTCTCGGGCCCGGAAACGATGCGCAAGATAGGGTTGCTCCATCTTGAGCTGGAACAGTATGACGACGCTATCAAAGTATTCAACGACATGCTTGAGAAGGATTCGAGCGCTGATCAGATACGCTTCTACCTGGGGATGACCTATGAGGAGAAGGGGGATATAGACCGCGCCTACGCCGAATACGCTAAGATACCTCACGATTCGCCCGCCTATCTGGACGCCATAGGGCATATTGCCTTCATTCTCAAGGAAAAGGGCAAGACCGACCAAGCGGTGGAGATGCTCAAGGATGCCATTGATGCTAATCCGGGCCAGCTTGACCTGTATCTCAATCTTTCGACGCTCTACGAGTCGCTCGGCAGGACCGATGAAGCGCTCGCCCTCGTTCTCGGCGCCGAAAAGGAGTTCCCGAACGAAGCCCGCCTCTACTTCCGCATCGGTGTTCTTTATGACAAGCTGGGCAAGAGGCACGAATCCATTGAACAGATGAAGAAGGTGCTCGCCATCAATCCGAAGGATGCCCAGGCGCTTAATTTTCTGGGCTACACCTACGCCGAGATGGACATCAATCTTGATCAGGCCCTTGAATACGTCAAGCAGGCCGTCGCCATCCGCCCCAATGACGGTTTCTTCCTGGACAGCCTTGGCTGGGTCTACTACAAGATGAAAAGGTATAACGAGGCCGTGAAGTGCCTGGAAGACGCCAACCGCCTGGTGGAGGAGGATTCCACCATTGCCGAGCACTTGGGGGACGCCTA
Encoded proteins:
- a CDS encoding bifunctional aminoglycoside phosphotransferase/ATP-binding protein translates to MKHDAYPEVVSSVELIQTHVSWIFLAGDTAYKIKKPVDFGFLNFSTIDRRRFYCHEEVRLNSRLCPDIYLGVVEVRESPGGAAFFGDGPIIDYAVKMKRLPAERMLDRLVEHGEVTSADMRAVARVIAAFHHAAATSPAISEYGQRERIMANWQENLDQSADDHQTPLSADELEVIREWVSSFVKNRSELFEKRISGGFIRECDGDIHLENICLTDGKIYIFDCIEFNERFRYCDTAADIAFLLMDLDFHRRRDLAEAVLDEYLAASGDTGLCEVIDFYKLYRAFVRGKVESFRQNDGGIDPQERELAGGRSAAYFRLARGYLERQRLKTTLFITCGLTGSGKSTLAAQLAFELGIATYNSDRVRKQMAALPPDTAMHVPFETGLYSAAASEATYAELLRLAEAELAAGRSVIIDACFISREQRHRFGQLAASLSLPFVVLHCSCPDTEQRRRLLKRESSGESVSDGRLEILELQQNSFQPPDDSEGTVLNIATATPPGTLASQIYARLMP
- a CDS encoding tetratricopeptide repeat protein, with protein sequence MAYGSQSRALYLYSRARLAAYDGDFPTALSILRDALELDPTSAFLNNAVAEVKLKIGQAQEALEYFDKAIKLDPSYRDPYLLAGTTLSSIGKDREALDYLRKAVQLNPSREDAYLHLALALSRLNEYEETVTTLKSLIKINPDTLLGYYYLGRAYSQMKLYREAVGYFQKALELRPEFEQAALDMAASYEALGDYSKAIDIYKNLVDDDDSKIPVLQRLIQLLIQQRRFEDALELLKRAADTGLSGPETMRKIGLLHLELEQYDDAIKVFNDMLEKDSSADQIRFYLGMTYEEKGDIDRAYAEYAKIPHDSPAYLDAIGHIAFILKEKGKTDQAVEMLKDAIDANPGQLDLYLNLSTLYESLGRTDEALALVLGAEKEFPNEARLYFRIGVLYDKLGKRHESIEQMKKVLAINPKDAQALNFLGYTYAEMDINLDQALEYVKQAVAIRPNDGFFLDSLGWVYYKMKRYNEAVKCLEDANRLVEEDSTIAEHLGDAYYAKRDYRKALKLYKRALKIEPDRKELADKLRKLKGEPGDR